Proteins from one Dryobates pubescens isolate bDryPub1 unplaced genomic scaffold, bDryPub1.pri scaffold_34C_arrow_ctg1, whole genome shotgun sequence genomic window:
- the LOC128899733 gene encoding olfactory receptor 14A16-like: MANSSSITHFLLLPFTGTRQLQLLHFCLFLAIYLAALLGNGLIITTIAWDHHLHTPMYFFLLNLALLDLGTVSATVPKFMANSLRDTRDISYAGCVAQVFLFAFFMSAEYFLLTTMSYDRYVAICRPLHYETLLGSRVCLHLAAAAWACGLRNGLLHTANTFSLPLCQGNALEQFFCEIPQILKLSCSTSYLRKIGLVMVTICLLFLCFVLIVVSYVQIFRAVLRIPSQQGCHKAFATCLPHLAVVSLFITTGIFADLKPPSMSSPFWNLIVSVLYSVVPPAVNPLIYSLRNQELKDALSQLIPGCFQKQ; this comes from the coding sequence atggccaacagcagctccatcacccacttcctcctcctgccattcacaggcacaaggcagctgcagctcctgcacttctgcctcttcctggccatctacctggctgccctgctgggcaatggcctcatcatcaccaccatagcctgggaccaccacctccacacccccatgtacttcttcctcctcaacctcgccctccttgacctgggtaCCGTCTCCGCCACTGTGCCCAAGTTCATGGCcaattccctgagggacaccagggacatctcctatgcaggatgtgttgctcaggtctttctctttgcctttttcatgtcagcagagtattttctcctcaccaccatgtcctacgatcgctatgttgccatctgtagacccctgcactatgagaccctcctgggcagcagagtttgtctgcacctggcagcagctgcctgggcctgtggACTTCGCAATggtctgctgcacacagccaatacattttccctgcccctctgccagggcaatgctctgGAGCAGTTCTtttgtgaaatcccccagatcctcaagctctcctgctccacatcctacctcaggaaAATAGGGCTTGTTATGGTCACAATTTGCCTattatttctctgttttgtgttgattgtggtgtcctatgtgcagatcttcagggcagtgctgaggatcccctctcagcagggatgccacaaagcctttgccacctgcctgccTCACCTTGCTGTGGTCTCACTGTTTATCACCACTGGCATCTTTGCCGACCTGAAGCCCCCTTCCATGTCCTCTCCTTTCTGGAACCTTATTGTGTCAGTCCTGTACTCAgttgtgcctccagcagtgaaccctctcatctacagcctgaggaaccaggagctcaaggatgCCCTCAgccaactgatccctggatgctttcagaagcaataa